The following coding sequences are from one Candidatus Nitrosopumilus sp. SW window:
- a CDS encoding cytidine/deoxycytidylate deaminase family protein, with amino-acid sequence MLSTFERPNWDEYFMLQAELAKLRSNCVTRQVGAVIVRNHRQLATGYNGTPPGIKNCFDGGCKRCQLRMEGKIESGASLDRCLCNHAEANAIMHCAILGIEAGIEGAVLYTTFVPCLECTKMAITIGIRKFVCLDSYPETDFDLLKEAGVEVIQLDKTKIAKWAQELVNKYNSG; translated from the coding sequence GTGTTGAGTACTTTTGAGAGACCAAATTGGGATGAGTATTTTATGCTACAAGCAGAACTTGCAAAACTTCGTTCAAACTGTGTCACAAGACAGGTTGGTGCAGTTATTGTTAGAAACCACAGGCAATTAGCAACAGGATATAACGGAACACCTCCTGGAATCAAAAATTGTTTTGATGGAGGTTGTAAGAGATGTCAATTAAGGATGGAAGGCAAGATAGAATCAGGAGCGTCACTTGACAGATGTCTTTGTAATCATGCTGAAGCTAATGCAATAATGCATTGTGCAATACTAGGAATAGAGGCAGGAATAGAAGGAGCAGTACTATACACAACATTTGTTCCATGCCTAGAATGTACAAAAATGGCAATTACAATTGGGATTAGAAAATTTGTATGTCTTGATTCTTATCCAGAAACAGACTTTGACTTACTAAAAGAAGCAGGTGTAGAAGTCATCCAATTAGATAAAACAAAAATTGCAAAATGGGCTCAAGAACTAGTTAACAAATACAACTCCGGATGA
- a CDS encoding DEAD/DEAH box helicase: protein MTEFIEKKYVKKDSIEKRDYQVNLAAQAISENCIVVLPTGLGKTAIALQVIAEYLSKGTGGALFLAPTRVLVNQHYEFLKENLTLDDVSLITGEDTIQKRTKLWNNSVICATPEIAKNDLDRGIVSPDQFNLVIFDEVHRTVGDYAYSGIAERFADSSARIVGMTATLPSEKDKATEILTKLKIASVAERTETSPDVKPYTQETNTEWINVELPPELKAIQKLLKLALDQRYETLRDNGIKLAEQQSLSALLRIRQFVLNQNRRSAKPLFTAIRIHYALNILEAHGITPFLKFCERAQAKKGAGVKELFEVDPNFTRAVHLAKEAQSRGIEHSKIPKLKDIIESVPGKALIFTSYRDSVDLIYSKLTELGVSAGILIGKAGETGLKQKKQIETVQKFRDGIFDVLIATRVGEEGLDIAEVNQVIFYDNVPSSVRFVQRRGRTGRKDTGKLVVLIAKNTIDETYYWIGKRKMTASKSMGDKMTKVLEKNQEIVSKKTGLDAFI, encoded by the coding sequence ATGACTGAATTTATCGAAAAAAAATATGTCAAAAAAGACTCTATTGAAAAACGAGATTATCAAGTTAATCTTGCTGCTCAGGCAATATCTGAAAATTGTATTGTTGTTTTACCAACTGGACTTGGAAAAACTGCAATTGCATTACAAGTTATTGCAGAATATCTATCAAAGGGTACTGGCGGTGCATTGTTTTTAGCTCCAACACGAGTTCTTGTGAATCAACATTATGAATTTCTAAAAGAAAATTTAACATTAGATGACGTCTCTTTGATTACTGGAGAAGACACCATTCAAAAAAGAACCAAATTATGGAATAACAGTGTAATTTGTGCTACTCCTGAAATTGCAAAAAACGATTTAGATAGAGGTATTGTTTCACCTGATCAATTTAATCTTGTAATATTTGATGAGGTGCATAGAACTGTTGGGGATTATGCATATTCTGGTATTGCAGAACGTTTTGCGGATTCTAGTGCAAGAATTGTTGGGATGACTGCAACATTACCTAGTGAAAAAGATAAGGCAACCGAAATTCTAACCAAACTGAAAATCGCCAGTGTTGCTGAAAGAACAGAAACTAGTCCTGATGTAAAACCATACACTCAAGAGACAAATACTGAATGGATAAACGTAGAACTGCCTCCTGAATTAAAAGCAATTCAAAAATTATTGAAATTGGCTCTTGATCAAAGATATGAAACATTACGTGATAATGGAATCAAATTAGCTGAACAGCAATCTCTTTCTGCACTATTGAGAATTAGACAATTTGTATTAAATCAAAACAGACGTTCTGCAAAGCCGCTATTTACTGCAATCAGAATTCATTATGCTCTAAATATCTTGGAAGCTCATGGAATAACTCCATTTTTGAAATTTTGTGAGCGTGCTCAGGCAAAAAAGGGTGCAGGAGTAAAGGAACTTTTTGAAGTTGATCCAAATTTTACTCGTGCAGTTCATCTTGCAAAAGAAGCTCAATCTAGAGGAATTGAGCATTCTAAAATTCCTAAATTAAAAGACATCATTGAATCTGTTCCTGGAAAAGCTTTAATCTTTACTAGCTATCGTGACTCTGTTGATTTAATCTACAGTAAACTTACTGAATTAGGTGTCTCTGCCGGAATTTTGATTGGAAAAGCAGGAGAGACCGGTTTAAAACAAAAAAAGCAAATTGAAACTGTTCAAAAATTTAGAGATGGCATATTTGATGTGTTGATTGCAACACGTGTTGGAGAAGAAGGTCTAGATATTGCTGAAGTAAATCAGGTTATCTTTTATGACAATGTTCCTAGCTCAGTTAGATTTGTCCAAAGAAGAGGTAGGACTGGAAGAAAAGATACTGGAAAATTAGTTGTGCTGATTGCAAAAAATACCATTGATGAGACATACTAT